ATTTACAACTTCAAGAAATTGTTCGATAGTTGCCATATTTTTCCTTGTACAAGCGGTTGATTTTTGTGAAATTTTTGCAAATTCTAGCATAATAACGTTCTTTTCGCTTATAATAAGGCAGCTTTTATCAAAACTAGGAACGAAATGGCAGCAGAAAAATTAACTAAAAAACGTTTGATTCAAATTGTGGTAATGCTTGCCATTCTTCTAATTGCATTTTTTTATCGAACTTATACACACACTTAGTGATCTGATATGTCAATAAAACGTATCAAAAAACCGTAAATTGTGCTTTAATAGCAAGAATTTTATTTATCTCACAACTCAATCCAAAAGGAATAAAAATGAGCTGGTTAGAAAGAATTTTAGGTAGAGAATCTTCCTCATCAAGTGCTAAATCAAAAGTGCCGGAAGGCGTTTGGACAAAATGTACAAGCTGTGAACAGGTGTTATACAGTGAGGAATTGCAACGCAATCAACAAGTTTGCCCGAAATGTGATCATCATATGCGTATTGATGCTCGCACACGTCTATTAAACTTATTAGACAAAGATTCAGCTGTTGAAATTGCTGCGGATTTAGAACCACAAGATGTGTTGAAATTTAAAGATTTAAAAAAATATAAAGATCGTTTAACGGCTGCACAAAAACAAACGGGCGAAAAAGATTCCTTTATCGTTTTTTCGGGGAAACTTTATGATATGCCTGTGGTAACTGCATCATTCAACTTTGAATTTATGGGCGGTTCTATGGGGTCTGTTGTTGGAGCTAAATTTGTGAAAGCGGCAGAAAAAGCCTTAGCGGAAAAAATTCCGTTTATCTGTTTTTCGGCATCGGGCGGAGCTCGTATGCAAGAGGCATTATTTTCATTAATGCAAATGGCAAAAACCAGTGCGATTTTAGCAAAAATGAAAGAGCAGGGTGTGCCGTTTATTTCTGTTTTAACCGACCCAACGCTGGGCGGTGTTTCAGCAAGTTTAGCGATGTTAGGTGATGTAAATATTGCTGAGCCAAAAGCGTTAATCGGTTTCGCCGGACCTCGTGTTATTGAGCAAACAGTGCGTGAAAAATTACCGGAAGGTTTCCAACGTGCTGAGTTTTTATTAGAACACGGTGCGATTGATATGATCGTTCCACGTAAAGAAATGCGTGATGCCCTTGCACGTATTTGTGCAAAATTAACTAATCAACCGACGCCGTTTAAAGTGGCAGAATTGATTGTTGAAAATGTAGAATAACGAATGAATACATTAATTACCCCTAAAGCCACGGATTCTTTGGAAACGTGGCTTTCCTATTTAGAACAAGCCCATTCTAAGCCGATTGATATGGGCTTGGATCGTATTACAGCAGTTGCAAAGGATTTGGATTTACTTAATCCTGCCCCTTATGTCATTACCGTTGCGGGAACAAATGGCAAAGGTTCAACTTGTCGATTACTGGAAATCGCTTTATTAAAAGCAGGCTTTCGTGTTGGTGTTTATTCTTCACCGCATTTAATTCATTATAATGAACGGGTAAGAATTAATGGCGATGTTCTGCCGGAAACGTATCACGTTCAATCCTTTGCAAAAATTAATGAAAAAAAGACCGCTTCACTTACTTATTTTGAGTTTAGTACACTTTCTGCCTTTGAATTATTTAAGCAAAATCAGTTAGATATTGTGATTTTAGAAGTTGGTTTAGGTGGCAGATTAGATGCGACCAATATTGTTAATCCAAATCTTGCGATTATTACGTCTATCGATATCGATCACGTTGCATTTTTAGGCGATAACCGAGAAGATATCGGACGTGAAAAAGCGGGCATTTTCCGTGAAAATATTCCTGTAATTATCGGCGAGTCGGATTGCCCTAATTCCATTAGAGAAATGGTGAAATCGTTAAATTGTAACGCTTTTTATCGGGATCAAGATTGGCATTTTGAAATTAAAAACAATCTATTCCATTGGTATTCTAAAGAAAAAAACTTTAAAGATTTACCTCTACCATTAATTCCAATTCCAAATGCGGGAACGGCACTAGCGGCATTAATGCAATTACCATTTGAAATTAATGAACAAATTATCCGAGAAGCATTTAGCGAAGCTCAAATGACCGCCCGTTTTCAGCTTTTAACGGATAAAGATTTTGCAAAATTTTCACAAAAACAACCGCTTGCACAAGTAATTATTGATGTGGGGCATAATCCGCACGCAGCCCGTTATTTGGCAGATAAACTTGCAGAGTTAAAACAAGCAAATCAAAAAATCTATGCAGTATTTAGTGCATTAGAAGATAAGGATTTGTCCGGCATTGTTCAGCCACTCGAAAATGTAATTGATGAATGGCATTGTGCCAGCTTAAATTGTTGGCGTGGGCAGAGTGGTGAGCAAGTATTAGAAAAATTGGTAAAAGTTTTACCAAATTCAACCGCTTGCAGCTACCAAAGCGTGCCTGAGGCAAGCCTTGCCTTATTTGAGAAAGCAAAAGCAGAGGATATCGTTTTGGTGTTTGGCTCGTTCCATACCGTAGCAGATTTTATGCTTTGGTTAGAAAAATAATCAATTTAAATCAAAAATAAAGGCGAACTTGATGTTCGCCTTTATTCATTTATTAGCTTAAAGCACTTTTACAATCGCTTCCGCTAAGGCATCAATATTTTTGCTGGTAATACCTGCTACATTGATACGACCTGAGCGTACTGCATAGATTGCAAATTCATCTTTCAATTTATCCACTTGTTCAGGAGTTAAGCCACTGAATGAGAACATACCGTTTTGTTCGGTAATGAAAGAGAAATCTTGAGTTGCCCCTTTCTGTTTCAATTTTTCTACTAATTGCGTACGCATATCTTTAATGCGGTTACGCATTTCGTCTAACTCTTCAATCCATTGTGCTTTTAATTCAGGATCGGCTAATGCCACTGCAACCGCACTTGCACCGTGAGCTGACGGGTTAGAGTAAAGCACACGAATAATTGATTTGATTTGTGTAAATGCACGATTGGCATCATCGGCGTTATCCGCAATTAAAGTGAATGCCCCTACACGCTCGTTATATAAACCGAAGTTTTTAGAGAATGAGCTCGCCACTAATAATTCACGGTTGTTTTTCGCAAATGCACGCAAGCCGTAAGCATCTTCTTCTAAGCCGTTGGCAAAGCCTTGATATGCGAAGTCAAACAACGGCAACCAACCTTTTTCAGACGACAATGCGGCTAACTGATCCCATTGTGCCGGAGTAGGGTCAATACCGGTTGGGTTGTGGCAGCAACCGTGTAATAATACCACATCGCCCGCTTCTGCTTGGCTTAAATCAGCAAGTAGATTATCCCAATCTAAACCGTTAGTCTCTTTATTGTAGTAGCGATAACCTTTTACATTCACTCCAACTGCATCAAAAATACCGTTATGGTTTGGCCACGTTGGAGTAGAAATCCACACATTTTTCGCATTGGTATGGCGTTTAATAAATTCTGCTGCAATACGTAATGCACCTGTCCCCCCTAAACTTTGAGCTGTTTTTGCACGACCAGAAGTGATCACTTCAGCCCCTTCACCAAATAATAAGGCTTGTGTTGCCGCATTAAAGGCTTGAACACCATCAATAGTGAGGTAGTTTTTGCTGGTTTCGGTATCTAATAAGCGTTTTTCTGCTTCTTTTACCGCTTTAACGATTGGAGTTTTACCCTCATCGGTCATATAAACACCGATTCCAAGATTAATTTTGCCTTCACGGGTGTCGGCTTTGAAGGCTTCGCCTAAACCTAAAATTGGGTCTGCCGGTGCTGCTTGAATATGACTGAACATTGACATTAGAAATCCTCTTTAAAAATGGAAAATAGACAGTGAATTTATACGGCTAAATGGAAAAATTAGCAAGAGCAAAACATAAAAAAATTGATACAAACCATAACTTATTTTAATGATTTTTAAAATCTAACTGTTCTTGTAATATTTTTCGACAATTTTCCAACCACGACTTGGGCTGTTTTAGACTCTCTGCGTTCTCCTGCTCAAAAATATCGTGTAAAAAAGCAAATTTTTGCCTATCTGAATAGTAAAGTCTTTTTAGACTGACATAAACTGCCGAGAAAGTGCGTTGCTGTTCCACAAAACCTTGCAAGTTTTGCCAATCAACATCACTTAAATTCAGCTCAGCAAGCGGTTGAAATCCACAAAAATTTTGCAAATCAGCACACATTTCGCTAAAAAACGGCTGTAGAGAAAAATCACGGCTAAAGGCTTGCTCTGCGTCTTGGCAAAATTGTTCGCCTTGAGCAGAAAGTGGATAAATCATCATTGCACTACGGTAGCCACTGCTGGCTTCTTTATTTGGGGTAATTTGCACAAGCCGAAAACCGCAAGCAGACCAAAAACAGTAGAGCGGAGCAGTAAGCCCAAAGCTGACGGACATAAAATCAAGCGGTGGTTTTTTATCTTTATTTTGCAAAATAAAATCGGAAATCAACCGCTTACCAATACCTTGATTTTGCTTTTCAGGCAGCACCGCAATACGAGAAATCCGGACTGAACGTAACTTACACGCCTGAGGTAAATTCCCTTGAAAGCAGAGATATTGTGCCACTAAGTTGCCTTGCGGGCGGCGTTTGCCTTGCCAAATGGCTTGCGTTAGATTTTCATCTAAATTGCCTTCATTTACCGCCCACATACCGCCGATAAGTTGCTCATTTTGATATTCCTGATGCAAAATTTGCTGCTCACCATCAAACAATCGGCGTAAATCAGTCGGCGTGGTTTTGTAATGAGCTTGAGCAAGTAAATGATAAAAATCAGCTAAATTGTTGTTATTTTCGGTTTCTTCAAGCAAAAGTAATTCATTCACAAACTGCTCAAGCGGATCATTTTCTGCCCAACGCAACGGTTTTGTCAGCTGCCAATGTTTATTGGAGCGAGTTAATTGTGGCAAAAACTTAAGAGAAAAACCTCGCCCTGTGCCTTCGTAGTTTTGCGTAGTCGTAGTTAAAACCACTTTATCAAAATAATCGCAAAGTTGGTTGAGAATAGGTAACGGCAGGCTCGCCGCTTCGTCCACAAATAGCCATTGATGAGGTGAAATTTGCTGGCTTTTTATTTGCTCAATAAGATGATCGGGGGCAAAAAAGGGAATTGCTTGTTTTGCACCTTCAAAAAAATGGGGTAAGACCGAGGTAGTGCGAGCTGTAATCAGCACCTGGTTCTGCGTTGATAACTGGTTCGCCAGTAAGCCTGAAAGGGTGGATTTTCCACGTCCACGAGGGGCGGTAATCAAATGAATATCGGCAGAATCAAGCGGTAGATTTTGCAAAATATTTTGCTGCTCTTGCGTTAAATGAAAATTGTAAGATTTTGCCGAAAAATTACCGCTTGTTGTGAGTGCTATCGGGTTTGTTTGAATTTGAAACCCAAATTTCTCCACAAGTTTTTTTAAATGTTGATAGAAATTGGGGCAGGCAATAGCGTGATTTTCGTTCCAACGTAACGCATCAAAGTCAATTTCGTGTTCTAATGTTTGCCATTGTGGGCAAAGTAAATAGAGCGTACCGTTTTCTTGAATAGTGCCTGCAAGAATGGCGAATGCCTCAAGATTAAAATTTACCCCCTGCTCGGCACGCATATCATAAATGGCGAAAGGGCGTTCTTGCCCTAAAATAGATTTGGCGTTAGAAAAAGAGCAGCATTTAAACTGTTGAACTATATCAGGAACATAAAAATAGCCCCCTTGAGCATTTAACTCAACGGGGAGCTTTTTATCATCGGTTACAATAATTAAAGAACGCATTAGGTCTATTCTTTTTCTGAAATATACGGATCTTCGTAACCCAAACTTTGCATAATTTCCGTCTCTAAACTTTCCATTTCTTCAGCTTCTTCATCGGTCAAATGGTCGTACCCCAATAAGTGAAGTGTGCCGTGAATGGCTAAATGAGCCCAATGAGCCTCTAACGGTTTTTGTTGTTCTTGAGCTTCTTTTTCCATCACTTGACGGCAGATCACCAAATCGCCCAAGAGCGGCATTTTAATGCCTTCAGGCACTTCAAACGGAAAAGAAAGCACATTGGTAGGCTTGTCTTTGCCTCGGTAGGTTAAATTCAGCTCGTGGCTTTCCGCTTCATCTACAATGCGAATGGTGATTTCCGTTTCGGGGAAATCTTCGGTTTTCGCTTGCATTGCAAGGGCTTTGTGCACCCAAGTGTAGAATTGAGCTTCGCTCGGTAAGTTTTCGCTGTTTTCGCAGGCGATTTGTAAGTCGATGTATAAATTTTCCATTGGGTTACCTTTTACACATTATTTCCATTTTTCAGCCGCTTGTTGGTCGCTGTCACGCCCTTCAATCCAGCGTTCGCCCTCTTGGGTTTGCTCACGTTTCCAAAATGGGGCTCGGGTTTTGAGGTAATCCATAATAAACTCGTTGGCGTGGTAGGCATCGCCTCGGTGGGCAGAACTCACTCCCACTAACACAATTTCATCGCCTGTATGAAGTTGCCCGATACGGTGGATAACCGCAACACGCTGAATATCCCAACGGGTACGAGCTTCATCTACAATTTCTTGTAGGGCTTTTTTCGTCATTGCAGGGTAGTGTTCAAGATATAAGCCCGAAACATTATCACCCAAATTCATTTCACGCACTTTGCCGATAAAAAGTGTGGTTGCCCCAACAGAATGATGTTCACTTAGCCAACGGTAAATATGGTTTTGGTCAAATTCAGTTTCTTGCACTTCTATTAAGGTGGAATTCATTTAACCCCCTGTTACCGGTGGGAAAAAAGCAACTTCATCGCCATCTTTAATTGGGCTGTCTAGCGAGGAAATCGTTTGGTTGATTGCCACTAATAATTTGCCTTTTTCTAATGCAAGTTGCCATTTTTTACCTTGTTGGCTTAAATGCTCACGCAATTCTTCTGCTGTAGCAAAATTGGCTTCCACTTCTAACATATCCGTTGCCACAAGTTCACGCACTTGAGCGAAAAATAATACTTTAATCAACGTTGAAATCTCCTGATTTGCCACCGCTTTTATGTAATAAGCGGACATTTTCAATCACCATATCTTTTTGCACCGCCTTACACATATCATAGATAGTAAGAGCCGCCACGCTTGCTGCAGTTAAGGCTTCCATTTCTACGCCGGTTTTCCCGGAGAGTTTACAAAGCGATTCAATGCGAACTTGGTTGGTTTCAGGTAACGCTTCAAGCTGAACTTCTACTTTAGATAGTAATAAAGGATGGCAAAGGGGAATAAGCTCCCACGTTCTTTTTGCTGCTTGAATCCCTGCAATTCGGGCTGTAGCGAATACATCGCCTTTATGATGATTACCGCTGATGATCATCTGCAAGGTTTCTGCATTCATTCGTACAAAGGCTTCGGCACGAGCAACACGGACGGTTTCTTGCTTCATTGAAACATCAACCATATTGGCTTCGCCATTATTATTAATGTGTGTAAATTGATTCATAATATTTGATTTGCAAAAAATGATAAAAATCTGACCGCTTGATTGCTGTTTTTAGCCGCCAATAGAAGATAAGTTATTTCTCACGCCACTATCGCCAATGTGCAAATAGTGATGCTCTCGTTTGCCTTGTAAAGCCGATTTCAAGCGAGTTTCAAGCTGCAATTGTTGATCGTCTGATTGTAATAAATCACGAATATCAATCCCTTCCTCGCCAAATAGGCAGAGATGAAGTTTACCTAAGGCTGACACTCGCAGGCGGTTGCACGAGGCACAGAAATTCTTTTCATAAGGCATAATCAAGCCAATCTCGCCTTGGTAATCCGGGTGAGATAGCACTTTTGCAGGTCCATCTGATATCGCTTTAGGCTGTAGCTGCCAACCTTCTCTTAGCAAACGTTCCATTACCGATTGACCTGAAAGGTGTTGCTTTTTGAAAAAGCTACCCATTTCACCTGTTTCCATCAGTTCGATAAAACGCATTTGGATTGGTTTATCTTTAATCCAAGCAAGGAAATTATCCAACTCGTGAGCGGTGTATTGTTTCATTAACACGGCATTAACTTTGATTTTTTTATAGCCAATTTCAAAAGCTCTATCAATACCATTTAAAATCGATTTTAGTTTGTTTTCGCCGGTAATTAATTGGAATTGACGAGTATCTAAACTATCAACACTCACGTTAATATCAGTAATGCCGGCTTGCTGCCAAAGTGCAACATCACGTTCCATTCTGTAGCCGTTGGTGGTTAATGCAACTTTGCGGATACCTGCAGTTTGTGAAAGGGTATGGGCAATTTCAGCAAAATCTTTGCGTAAAGTAGGCTCGCCACCTGTAATACGGATTTTCTCTGTACCTAGATTAGCGAAGGCTTTAGCGATGCGTTGAATTTCATCAACACTTAGGAATGTTTGCTTATGCGAAGGCGGTTTATAGCCATCGGGTAAGCAATAGTTACAACGGAAGTTGCAAACATCGGTAATAGAGAGCCTCAAATAGGTATATTGACGCTGAAAACGATCAACAAGCCCAGAAACCACATCATTACCCACGTTTTTAATTGGGATAATAGATTGCATTTGACACCTTTCTAAACACGAGAGGACAACTCATTTCTAAGTTATCCTTTGAACAGCTAAACTGTTACTGGCATAAATTCCATATCAAAAATTTGTCTTTAATTTTTAGAGTTAGGAAATAATGCTCGGAGTCTTAATAAAATTGGGTTTATTGTAGGGGGAGAATGCCGATTACGCAAGAGGTATATAGTGGTATATTTTAAACGGAGATCGTAACTAAATCAGGTTAGTTTGATTTATATCATTTTTTTGAATAGGTAATTTTGTTATTTTAGTCTGGTAATTTTTTGCCTAGGAAAAAAGAATGACTGAAAATAATCAATGGTCTTGCTTGATTAATAAGCAAGGCAAGGTTCTAGAATGGGAAAATAAAGCCGGAGTAGCGTATTTAACACAGTTAAAACAACTCTGCCTTTATGCTCAAGCGTTTCTCTATTCAGACCAAATTTCATTATCTTTTTTCTATTGTTTGCCTACTCAACACTGGCTTAAAGTTCTGTTAAAACGCCATCAGGAGTTTACTTTAATACACGTAGAGCAGAGCTCATTACCGTTTGAACTGAGCAAGCGAGAAATTGAGCTATTAATGTTAATCAGCAGTGGACTGAGTAATGAAGAGATTGCCAATTTATTGAATATCAGTAAACGCACGGTTGATAAGCACATTGAGAATATTTTTGCTAAAACAAAAATAGAAAATCGAACGCTACTGGCTGTTTTTGCCATTACTGAAAATTTAATCTGCTTACCGACACCGGGCAACATAGAACAATCTATTCTTGCCACTTTTAAAATCGAACAACTCGCTTTGCAAATTACAAATGAAAAACGACCGCTTGTAATGAATGAACCTGCAACCTTTTCGATTAATAATTATAGCTATCGCCCTATTATTCTTGGTGTGCCGTATGTGGAACAAGGAATTGGTCAAATTGATACCAAAGAGTTGCTTAATGGTACACAACTTGCAGTAGAAAATATAAATCGGCAAGGCGGTATTAATGGGCGAGAAGTACAAATTGCCACTGCCGGTTTTTGTGTAGAGGATAAATCCAGCATATTAAATGCTTATAATGTGTTGTTCGATCAAGAAGTTGATGCGATTTCTACCGCCTATGCTTGTTATTTGCCCGAAGTTCACGAACTGATTGCAACCGAAGGCATTCCTTATTTACATATTGCTACTCATAGCGGTTCAAATAAACTTGCACAGAATTTGCCAAATAAGCGAATTGAGAATATGTTCCAAGTGTGTGCGAGCGATGTTACTTATAGCTTGGGTATTTTAAATTTTCTGCAATATTACCGTTATTATTATGCCGATTTTATGCAAAATAAAACGGTGATGATCGTAAGTGTGAAATGGCAAAAAGTGGATATTGGTATCGATAATTTATCGCACAATTTGCATAAACAAGGTTGGAATATTGAATATGTAGAGCTGGAACAAGAGCCTGCTGCTTATCAACATCTGATGCAGCAAATTCATAATATTTCGCCCTCTATTATCGTACTTGCTTCTTATTTTGCGGAAGATATTGTCCATTTTCATCAAGCCTTTATTGAAAATCCGACTAATGCAATTATCTACAGTATTTACGCACCTTCTGCGTTTTTACCACACGAGCAACCTTGTGAGGGGGTGTTGTGGAGTACCAATAGTGGCTTAAGCAATAACTATTTAGGGCAGCAATTTTGCCGGTGCTATGAGCAGTTATTCGAGCGAAAACCAACCTATTCACAAGCCAGTATTGCTTATGATCAAGCTAATATTTTAGCAAACGCTTGGAAGCAAAGTGTATCGCCTCGCCATTTTAAAGCAGTTTCAAATATTATTCGTCAGCAACCGCATTATGGCGTAAATGGCACTTATTATTTTAATACCGATAGCCAAATCGGTTTGACTTATCCGGAAACAAAAGACTTATCTATTAGCTTGCCACAGCTTGTCTATCAAATTCAGCAAGGCAGAAGTGCGGTAATTGCAC
The sequence above is a segment of the Mannheimia bovis genome. Coding sequences within it:
- the folC gene encoding bifunctional tetrahydrofolate synthase/dihydrofolate synthase; its protein translation is MNTLITPKATDSLETWLSYLEQAHSKPIDMGLDRITAVAKDLDLLNPAPYVITVAGTNGKGSTCRLLEIALLKAGFRVGVYSSPHLIHYNERVRINGDVLPETYHVQSFAKINEKKTASLTYFEFSTLSAFELFKQNQLDIVILEVGLGGRLDATNIVNPNLAIITSIDIDHVAFLGDNREDIGREKAGIFRENIPVIIGESDCPNSIREMVKSLNCNAFYRDQDWHFEIKNNLFHWYSKEKNFKDLPLPLIPIPNAGTALAALMQLPFEINEQIIREAFSEAQMTARFQLLTDKDFAKFSQKQPLAQVIIDVGHNPHAARYLADKLAELKQANQKIYAVFSALEDKDLSGIVQPLENVIDEWHCASLNCWRGQSGEQVLEKLVKVLPNSTACSYQSVPEASLALFEKAKAEDIVLVFGSFHTVADFMLWLEK
- the accD gene encoding acetyl-CoA carboxylase, carboxyltransferase subunit beta; amino-acid sequence: MSWLERILGRESSSSSAKSKVPEGVWTKCTSCEQVLYSEELQRNQQVCPKCDHHMRIDARTRLLNLLDKDSAVEIAADLEPQDVLKFKDLKKYKDRLTAAQKQTGEKDSFIVFSGKLYDMPVVTASFNFEFMGGSMGSVVGAKFVKAAEKALAEKIPFICFSASGGARMQEALFSLMQMAKTSAILAKMKEQGVPFISVLTDPTLGGVSASLAMLGDVNIAEPKALIGFAGPRVIEQTVREKLPEGFQRAEFLLEHGAIDMIVPRKEMRDALARICAKLTNQPTPFKVAELIVENVE
- the moaA gene encoding GTP 3',8-cyclase MoaA; translation: MQSIIPIKNVGNDVVSGLVDRFQRQYTYLRLSITDVCNFRCNYCLPDGYKPPSHKQTFLSVDEIQRIAKAFANLGTEKIRITGGEPTLRKDFAEIAHTLSQTAGIRKVALTTNGYRMERDVALWQQAGITDINVSVDSLDTRQFQLITGENKLKSILNGIDRAFEIGYKKIKVNAVLMKQYTAHELDNFLAWIKDKPIQMRFIELMETGEMGSFFKKQHLSGQSVMERLLREGWQLQPKAISDGPAKVLSHPDYQGEIGLIMPYEKNFCASCNRLRVSALGKLHLCLFGEEGIDIRDLLQSDDQQLQLETRLKSALQGKREHHYLHIGDSGVRNNLSSIGG
- a CDS encoding amino acid aminotransferase; amino-acid sequence: MSMFSHIQAAPADPILGLGEAFKADTREGKINLGIGVYMTDEGKTPIVKAVKEAEKRLLDTETSKNYLTIDGVQAFNAATQALLFGEGAEVITSGRAKTAQSLGGTGALRIAAEFIKRHTNAKNVWISTPTWPNHNGIFDAVGVNVKGYRYYNKETNGLDWDNLLADLSQAEAGDVVLLHGCCHNPTGIDPTPAQWDQLAALSSEKGWLPLFDFAYQGFANGLEEDAYGLRAFAKNNRELLVASSFSKNFGLYNERVGAFTLIADNADDANRAFTQIKSIIRVLYSNPSAHGASAVAVALADPELKAQWIEELDEMRNRIKDMRTQLVEKLKQKGATQDFSFITEQNGMFSFSGLTPEQVDKLKDEFAIYAVRSGRINVAGITSKNIDALAEAIVKVL
- the ybeY gene encoding rRNA maturation RNase YbeY, with the protein product MENLYIDLQIACENSENLPSEAQFYTWVHKALAMQAKTEDFPETEITIRIVDEAESHELNLTYRGKDKPTNVLSFPFEVPEGIKMPLLGDLVICRQVMEKEAQEQQKPLEAHWAHLAIHGTLHLLGYDHLTDEEAEEMESLETEIMQSLGYEDPYISEKE
- a CDS encoding GNAT family N-acetyltransferase, whose protein sequence is MRSLIIVTDDKKLPVELNAQGGYFYVPDIVQQFKCCSFSNAKSILGQERPFAIYDMRAEQGVNFNLEAFAILAGTIQENGTLYLLCPQWQTLEHEIDFDALRWNENHAIACPNFYQHLKKLVEKFGFQIQTNPIALTTSGNFSAKSYNFHLTQEQQNILQNLPLDSADIHLITAPRGRGKSTLSGLLANQLSTQNQVLITARTTSVLPHFFEGAKQAIPFFAPDHLIEQIKSQQISPHQWLFVDEAASLPLPILNQLCDYFDKVVLTTTTQNYEGTGRGFSLKFLPQLTRSNKHWQLTKPLRWAENDPLEQFVNELLLLEETENNNNLADFYHLLAQAHYKTTPTDLRRLFDGEQQILHQEYQNEQLIGGMWAVNEGNLDENLTQAIWQGKRRPQGNLVAQYLCFQGNLPQACKLRSVRISRIAVLPEKQNQGIGKRLISDFILQNKDKKPPLDFMSVSFGLTAPLYCFWSACGFRLVQITPNKEASSGYRSAMMIYPLSAQGEQFCQDAEQAFSRDFSLQPFFSEMCADLQNFCGFQPLAELNLSDVDWQNLQGFVEQQRTFSAVYVSLKRLYYSDRQKFAFLHDIFEQENAESLKQPKSWLENCRKILQEQLDFKNH
- the moaC gene encoding cyclic pyranopterin monophosphate synthase MoaC, translated to MNQFTHINNNGEANMVDVSMKQETVRVARAEAFVRMNAETLQMIISGNHHKGDVFATARIAGIQAAKRTWELIPLCHPLLLSKVEVQLEALPETNQVRIESLCKLSGKTGVEMEALTAASVAALTIYDMCKAVQKDMVIENVRLLHKSGGKSGDFNVD
- the moaD gene encoding molybdopterin synthase sulfur carrier subunit produces the protein MIKVLFFAQVRELVATDMLEVEANFATAEELREHLSQQGKKWQLALEKGKLLVAINQTISSLDSPIKDGDEVAFFPPVTGG
- the moaE gene encoding molybdopterin synthase catalytic subunit MoaE; its protein translation is MNSTLIEVQETEFDQNHIYRWLSEHHSVGATTLFIGKVREMNLGDNVSGLYLEHYPAMTKKALQEIVDEARTRWDIQRVAVIHRIGQLHTGDEIVLVGVSSAHRGDAYHANEFIMDYLKTRAPFWKREQTQEGERWIEGRDSDQQAAEKWK
- a CDS encoding LuxR C-terminal-related transcriptional regulator, translated to MTENNQWSCLINKQGKVLEWENKAGVAYLTQLKQLCLYAQAFLYSDQISLSFFYCLPTQHWLKVLLKRHQEFTLIHVEQSSLPFELSKREIELLMLISSGLSNEEIANLLNISKRTVDKHIENIFAKTKIENRTLLAVFAITENLICLPTPGNIEQSILATFKIEQLALQITNEKRPLVMNEPATFSINNYSYRPIILGVPYVEQGIGQIDTKELLNGTQLAVENINRQGGINGREVQIATAGFCVEDKSSILNAYNVLFDQEVDAISTAYACYLPEVHELIATEGIPYLHIATHSGSNKLAQNLPNKRIENMFQVCASDVTYSLGILNFLQYYRYYYADFMQNKTVMIVSVKWQKVDIGIDNLSHNLHKQGWNIEYVELEQEPAAYQHLMQQIHNISPSIIVLASYFAEDIVHFHQAFIENPTNAIIYSIYAPSAFLPHEQPCEGVLWSTNSGLSNNYLGQQFCRCYEQLFERKPTYSQASIAYDQANILANAWKQSVSPRHFKAVSNIIRQQPHYGVNGTYYFNTDSQIGLTYPETKDLSISLPQLVYQIQQGRSAVIAPELFADSQFVLPAWFSYK